AGGCGATGAGCTTGACGGTGTCGGCCTGACGGCGCTCCTCCGCCCTGATGAGCTCGGCGATCTGCGGATCGACGCTGGAAAGAGAACTCATGACGCGTTGACTCCCTGTGTCATCGTTGACATCGCGCGAAAACCCAGGCGCACGGCCTTCGCCATTCCGCTCCCCGGTGGTCTCTCCCACCAATGCGCCAGTCGCGCTTTAGACGATAGCGGACCGTCCGGCCCTACCCGGCACGGCTCGTACGGCCTGCTCCGTTCACCGGCCAGAGCCGGTCCACCTCGGCGTTGAGCGTGGCCCCGATGAGCACGGCCAGCGCGGTGATGTAGAGCCAGAGCAGCACGGCGACCGGGGCGGCGAGCGAGCCGTAGATGGAGACCGGCGAGAACCAGGCGGCGAGCACCGTGCGCAGCACCGCCGCGCAGGCGATCCAGATGACGAGGGCGAGCAGTGCCCCGGGCAGCTCTCGCCACCAGCGCGTCCGCACCGGAACGCTCACGTGGTAAAGCAGGGTGAGGAAGAACACCGAGCCGACGACGACCACCGGCCAGTAGAGGCTGTCCACCAGCGCGGCGTAGTCCGGGGGCAGGGCTCCGCGCAGCGCCGCGGGGCCGAGGACGAGGACCGGCATGACGAGCAGCCCCATCAGCAGGCCCGCGAGATAGAGCCCGAAGGACATCAGCCGGGTGCGGATGATGCCGCGTTCCTCGCCGAGCCCGTAGGCGACCGAGATCAGGTCCACGTAGACGAACAGCGCCCGCGAGCCCGACCACAGTGCCAGCAGGAAGCCCAGCGAGATCAGCGAGACCTGGTTCTCGGGCTTCAGCACGTCGTCGACGAGCGGTGTGACGACGGTGTCCACGGCGTTGTCGGTGAAGAGCAGGTGCGCCTGCGTGTCGATCCAGTCCGTGACGTTCTGCAGCGTCTCCGGGCCGAACACCCGGGTGAGCTGGCCGAGCACGCCGATCAGCCCGAGCATGAACGGCGGCAGCGACAGCAACGCGAAGAAGGCCGCCTCGCCGGCCAGGCCGGTGACGCGGTAGGCGACACCGGCGTTGGTCGTGGCGCTGGCCAGCGCCCACATGCCCGTCCCTCGGGCCCAGGAGAGCCCGGCCCGGATCCTGGCCCGGCGCCCGCGCGGCGAGCTCCGGTCGGGTCCGGGCCGGTGTGCCGGAGCGTCGGTGGGCGTCATGGCACACCACGGTATTTCCTGGGGGTGCTTGATCACGAGTCCGCCCGGCAACGATCGAATCAACCACCCGCGCTACCTGCGGTGGAACACGGCGGCGTCGTCCACGTCGACGATCCGGGCGCCCAACGGCAGCAGCGACACCGGGATCAGCTTGATGTTCGCGATCCCCAGCGGGATGCCGATGATCGACAGGAAGAGCGGGATCGAGGTCAGCAGGTGCCCGATCGCCAGCCAGATGCCGGCCACGACGAACCAGATCACGTTGCCGATGGTGGAGAGCACGCCCGCATCGGGGTCGCGCACCACGGTCCGCCCGAAGGGCCACAGCGCGTAGGCGGCTATCCGGAACGACGCGATGCCGAAGGGGATGGTGATTATCAGAACGCAACAGATGACACCCGCGATGACATAGCCGATCGCCAGCCAGATCCCCGCGAACACCAGCCAGATAACGTTCAGTAGAGTCCGCATGATCTGAGCATTTCAGATGGGATCGGACCGATTCCATCCGGCATGCCCCTGGGAAATCCCTGATCCGAGCGGCGCCCGCCCCTCACCCGGCGCCCCGGCGAACGCCTGGGCGACCCGGGTCCACGCCCGCGCCCCCTCACCCCGCACGTCCAGAGAGGTGTCGTCGAGGTGGCGGCGCTGGACCACCAGGAGGCAGAAGTCGAGCGCCGTGCCCCTGACCACGTCCGCCGCCCCAGCCGGCCCCGCCGTCCACGGTGATCCGTCGGGCATCGTCAGCTCCACCCGGATCGGTCCGGCGGGCGGTGTCAGTCCGCGGATCGCGAAGCCGTACGGCATGGCCCGGACCCCGAGCGTCGCCACGTGCCTGAGCCTGGTGGTGGGGACGCGGACGAGGCCGAGCGCGTCGGCCACGTCCTGGCCGTGTGCCCAGGTCTCCATCAGCCGCGCGGTGACGAAGGACGCGGCCGACATGTCGGGGCCGTACCAGGGCAGCCTGGCCGAGGGATCGAGCCGGGCGAGGGCCTCCAGGCTCCGGGCGCGCGCGGTGCGGAACCAGCCGTGGACCTGGCCGGCCGTGAGGGTGCGCGAGGCGGCCACGAGCTCGTCCACCGCGGAGTCGCCCCGGCCGAGGAAGGCCGGCAGCGTGGCCCGGAAGGCGTCCGGGTCGGTCGCGGCGGCGGTGGCGGCGTCGTCGAACCAGGCGAGGTGACTGATCTGGTCGCGCACCGTCCAGCCCTCGGCCGGGGTGGACAGCTCCCATCCGGCCGGGTCGAGCCCGCCGATCATGGCGTTGAGTTCGGCGGTCTCGGCGCGCAGATCGGCCGACAGCTCGTCCATCAGGCCCATGACGCCTCCCTGTTCCCGTCCGGACAGAGAGTACCGAGCGCTGTTCTAGGAGGACAGCCCCCACAATGGAGATGTGATCTGCGAACAGTGCAAGAAGCGCCGTCACACCGAGTGCCGGGGCGGGTCGTGGTGCGACTGCCAGCATCAGGAAGCCGAGCGGCCCTCCGAGTCGCCGCTGGACTGGCCCCGCCAGGGGTGAGCCGGGCCAAGGTTGTGCCTGCGAAGAGTCCAGAGTGTGGACCCGACATTGGACATCTCGGGCGGCCAGGGTATCGTCTGAGACATGCCAGCGGACCCATTGCTCGTCGTGCGACGCCACGTCGACCTTCTGCGTGTCCGCAGTGCCATCTGTTGTGACGTCCGTTGACCGTCGCCCCTCGCTGATTTCATCCAGCTCGGGCGCGCGACAGGCGTCCTCTCCTTGTGAGCGAGCGACACTCCGGCCTTGACGGTGAGGCGGTGGATGTTTCCTGTGCGTGTCCGGAAATCACTCCATCGATCCAAAGGACGCGCACATGACGACCCCGGCCAGGCCGGCTAACCGCCACCACAAGCGCCCGCGCGGCGAAGGTCAGTGGGCTCTCGGATATCGCGAACCGCTGAACAAGAACGAGGAGAGCAAGAAGAACGACGACGGCCTCAACGTCCGTCAGCGGATCATCGACATCTACTCCAAGAACGGTTTCGACTCCATCGACCCCGCTGACCTGCGGGGCCGGATGCGCTGGTACGGGCTGTACACCCAGCGCAAGCCCGGGATCGACGGCGGCAAGACCGCGATCCTGGAGCCGGAGGAGCTCGACGACCGCTACTTCATGCTCCGGGTCCGGATCGACGGGGGCCGGCTCAGCGTGGAGCAGCTGCGCGTGATCGCCGACATCTCCAACCTCTACGGCCGGGGCACCGCCGACGTCACCGACCGGCAGAACATCCAGCTCCACTGGATCGAGATCGAGGCCGTCCCCGACATCTGGAAGCGGCTGGAGGCCGTGGGCCTGTCCACCACCGAGGCCTGTGGCGACACCCCGCGCGTCATCCTGGGCTGCCCGCTCGCCGGGATCGACACCGAAGAGGTCCTCGACGACTCCAGCGCGCTGATCCAGGAGATCCACGACACCTACATCGGCGACCCGGCGTTCTCGAACCTGCCGCGCAAGTTCAAGTCCGCGGTGAGCGGCTGCCCGGCGCACTGCACCGTCCACGAGATCAACGACGTGGCCTTCGTGGGAGTGGTCAACGAGCGCGGCGAGAAGGGCTACGACCTGTGGGTGGGCGGCGGCCTGTCGACCAACCCGATGCTGGCCAGGCGGCTGGGCGTCTTCCTCACCCCCGAGCAGGTCGCCCCGGCCTACGGCGGCGTGATCGGCATCTTCCGGGACTACGGCTACCGCCGCCTGCGGCACCGGGCGAGGATCAAGTTCCTGGTCAACGACTGGGGGGCCGAGAAGTTCAGGGAGATCCTCGAGACCGAATACCTCGGCTACGCCCTGCCTGACGGCCCGGCGCCCGAGCAGCCGCGTGGCGGGCGCCGGGACCACGTGGGCGTCTTCCGGCAGAAGGACGGCAACTTCTACGTCGGGTTCGCCCCCAAGGTCGGCCGCCTCGACGGCGACAAGCTGCACCTCATCGCCGACATCGCCGAGCGGCACGGCTCTGACCGGGTGCACACCACGGTCGAGCAGAAGATGGTCATCCTCGACGTGGCGCCCGGCCGGGTGGACAGCCTCGTCGCCGAGCTGGAGGCCAACGACCTGCGGGTCACCCCCTCCACCTTCCGCCGCCAGACCATGGCCTGCACCGGCATCGAGTTCTGCAAACTGGCCATCGTCGAGACCAAGGCCACCGCGGCCGACCTCATCGACGAACTGGAGCGGCGCCTGCCGGACTTCTCCGAGCCGCTGACCATCAACGTCAACGGCTGCCCCAACTCCTGCGCGCGCATCCAGGTGGCCGACATCGGCCTCAAGGGCCAGCTCGTCGTCGACGACAAGGGTGAGCAGGTCGAGGGCTTCCAGATCCACCTGGGCGGCTCCCTCGGCGTCAACCCGGGCTTCGGGCGCAAGGTCCGCGGGCTGAAGGCCACCGCCGAGGAGCTCCCCGACTACGTGGAGCGCGTCGTGCGCAACTTCGAGAAGCAGAAGAACGAGGGCGAGACCTTCTCCGGCTGGGTCCAGCGCGCCGACGAGGCGGACCTCAAATGAGCCGCCCGGCGGCCCGTGGGGGAAGGAGAGGCCGGTGAGCGAGCGAGCGGTCCCCTTCCACTGCCCCTACTGCGGCGAAGAGGACCTCGAACCCTACGAGGGCGACGGCGGCTGGTACTGCCGCTCGTGCGTCCGCGCGTTCAAGCTGAAATTTCTTGGAATCGGAGTGCGGTCATGACGCGGAGCGAACCCGACGTAGTGAGCGCAGTGGTCCGCGAGGCACGATGCGTCGTGCCGGAGGCGCGCCCGGTAAGCCCGTGCGTAGCGAATGAGGAGTGGTGAGCGACCGATGACACTGGTGGACATCGAAGTCGGATTACGCGAACAGCGCGGCGCGCTCGACCTGCAGGACATCGTGGAGTCGGCGGCGAAGTTCCTGGAGGACGCCTCCGCCCTGGAGATCATCCGCTGGGCGGCGGCCACGTTCGGCGACCGTCTCTGCCTGACCTCCTCGATGAGCGACGCCCTGCTGATCGACCTGGTCAGCCGGGTAAAGCCGGGGGTCGACGTGTTGTTCATCGACACCGGCTACCACTTCGCCGAGACGATCGGCACCCGCGACGCCGTACGGCAGGTCTATGACGTCAACGTGATCGACGTGAAGCCGTCGCGGACGGTGGCCGAACAGGAGCGCGACCTCGGCCCGCGTCTGTTCGGGCGCAACCCGGACCTCTGCTGCTACCTGCGCAAGGTGGAGCCGCTCAACCGGGCGCTGGAGCCGTACCTCGCCTGGGTCTCCGGCATCCGCCGCGACGAGGCGGTCACCCGCGCCGACGTCAAGGTCGTGGAGTGGGACGCCAAGCGCCAGATGGTCAAGATCAACCCGATTGCCCGGTGGACGCAGGACGACGTCGACAACTACATGGCCGACAACGGCGTGCTGATCAACCCGCTGCACTACGACAACTACCCCTCGATCGGCTGCGCCCCCTGCACCCGTCAGGTCGCCCCGGGCGAGGACCCGCGCAGCGGCCGCTGGGCCGGCATGGCCAAGACGGAATGCGGGCTGCATCTTTGACGCTCTCCCCGCGGCTGAGGCCCCGGGCCGAAGCCCGGGGCCGGGACGCCGGAGGCATGTGATGACGCGGCGCGGCGCGGCGGCCGCGATCCCGCTGGTCGCGGTGGCCCACGGATCCCGTGACCCGCGCGCCGCCGCGACGGTGGAGGACCTTCTCGACCTCCTGCGGCGGGCACGCCCGGAGCTCCCGGTCCGCGCCGCCTACCTCGACCACGCCGCTCCGACACTCGCCGGGGCGCTGGCGGAGCTGACCGAGGCGGCGGTCGTGCCGCTGCTGCTCACCGAGGCCTACCACAGCCGGGTGGACATTCCCGGCGCGCTGGCCGAGCTGACGGCCCGCAGGCCACTGCTGCGGGTGCGCAGGGGGGCCGCCCTGGGCCCGCACCCCCTGCTGATCACCGCCCTGGAGCGGCGGCTGGCCGAGGCCGGGGTGCGGATCGGCGACCCCCGCACCGCGGTGGTGCTGGTCTCCGCCGGCTCCAGCGACCGGCGGGCCAACGCGACGGTCTCGGCGGTGGCCGCGGACTGGGCCGGTGGGCGCGGCTGGTGGTCGGTGACCGCCGCCTACGCCTCGGCCGCCGAACCCACCCCCGAGCAGGAGGTCCGGCGGCTCCTGCGCGCCGGGGCCCCGCACGTGGTCGTGGCCCCGTACCTGCTGGCCCCCGGCCGGTTCGCCGACCGGATCCGCCGCGACACGCTGGCCGCGGGCGCCGAGACCGTCGCCGACGTGCTCGGCGCCGCCCCCGAAGTGGCGACGGTGCTGATCGAGCGCTACGAGCGGGCCGTGCGGACGGCGGAGCGGTCGGCCACCGCCTGACCGGTACGGCTCAGCCGGCCGGCTCGCCGTCCGCGGCCTTCCCGGCGCCCTCGGGACACCGGAGCACGACCATCCGGCCGGTGGCCGGGTCCACCTGGCGGACGTTGTCCCGGCAGGGCGGATACGTCAGCTCGTTCACCTCGATCGACCACTCGAGGGGAAACTCCTTTCCCCCGGCGAGCCGCTCCTGCCAGCCGTCGAAGAGCTCGTCCGTCTCGGCGAGCATGTCCTCGACCTGCTTGCCCGCCGTGTCGACCTCGCCCGGCAGCACGGCCACCGACACGACGTGTTCCCGGGCCTGCTTGCGGATCTCCGCCCAACCCACGAAGAGCGGGCCGCCGGGAATCTCTCCGCAGTACTGCCGCAGGGGGGTGCCCCCGTCGACCCAGATGAGCACGCGCCGGAGCGGGCCGTAACAGGTGACCCGCGCCCCGATCGGGGCGTCGCCCGCCCTGACCTGGAGTTTCTCACGCGTCCCCGCCGCCGTGTAGTCCCGCCCGGCGAGTTTCCGGCTGGGGACGGGATCCCCGATGGGCCAGGAAACGGTCGGCAGAACAGGGGACGGCTGGGCCATGACGCCGGTCCAGGGGTCGCCGGGAACCACGGTGGCGGTGCCGGCCGCGGGGAGGGCGAACGCCGCCGCGGCGACGATGCCCAGCGCGGCCACCCCGCCCAGGACCCCGGCGCGGCGGCGCCTGATCCTGCGTGCGCGGCGGTCGACGTCGGCGACGGTCACGCCCCCGTGCAGACCGTCCTCGCCCTCCCGCCGGAGGATCTCGCGCAGGTCGGATTCGGTGATGGTCAACTCAGCTCCCCGTGGTGATCGCGGCGATCGCCGCGGGATCGACGCGCAGCCGGGCCAGGGCACGGCTCGCCTGGCTGCGGACGGTCACCGCCGAGCAGCCGAGGATCTCGGCGATCTGCGGGTCGGGCAGGTCGGCGAAGTACCGCAGCACGATCACGGCCCGCTGCCCGTCGGGCAGAGTGGCCAGGGCGTGCCGTACCGCCTCACGCGCCCCGATCTCGCCCGTCGGGTCCGCCCCCGCCATGTCGGGCAGGTCGCCGACCGGCATCTCCGCCCGCCATTGCCGCCGCCACCAGGAGGCGTGGGTGTTGGTCAGGATGCGGTAGACGTACGGGTCGGGGTTGTCGCCCACCCGCCGCCAGGCGAACCACGCCTTGGCCAGCGCCGTCTGCAGGAGATCCTCCGCCGTGCCCCAGTCGCGGCACAGCAGGTAGGCGGTCTGCAGCAGACGGGCCGAACGCTGCTCCACGTAGCGTTCGAAATCGGCCCGATCTCGCATTCG
Above is a genomic segment from Streptosporangium album containing:
- a CDS encoding YihY/virulence factor BrkB family protein; its protein translation is MTPTDAPAHRPGPDRSSPRGRRARIRAGLSWARGTGMWALASATTNAGVAYRVTGLAGEAAFFALLSLPPFMLGLIGVLGQLTRVFGPETLQNVTDWIDTQAHLLFTDNAVDTVVTPLVDDVLKPENQVSLISLGFLLALWSGSRALFVYVDLISVAYGLGEERGIIRTRLMSFGLYLAGLLMGLLVMPVLVLGPAALRGALPPDYAALVDSLYWPVVVVGSVFFLTLLYHVSVPVRTRWWRELPGALLALVIWIACAAVLRTVLAAWFSPVSIYGSLAAPVAVLLWLYITALAVLIGATLNAEVDRLWPVNGAGRTSRAG
- a CDS encoding YccF domain-containing protein, whose amino-acid sequence is MRTLLNVIWLVFAGIWLAIGYVIAGVICCVLIITIPFGIASFRIAAYALWPFGRTVVRDPDAGVLSTIGNVIWFVVAGIWLAIGHLLTSIPLFLSIIGIPLGIANIKLIPVSLLPLGARIVDVDDAAVFHRR
- a CDS encoding TIGR03084 family metal-binding protein encodes the protein MGLMDELSADLRAETAELNAMIGGLDPAGWELSTPAEGWTVRDQISHLAWFDDAATAAATDPDAFRATLPAFLGRGDSAVDELVAASRTLTAGQVHGWFRTARARSLEALARLDPSARLPWYGPDMSAASFVTARLMETWAHGQDVADALGLVRVPTTRLRHVATLGVRAMPYGFAIRGLTPPAGPIRVELTMPDGSPWTAGPAGAADVVRGTALDFCLLVVQRRHLDDTSLDVRGEGARAWTRVAQAFAGAPGEGRAPLGSGISQGHAGWNRSDPI
- a CDS encoding putative leader peptide; amino-acid sequence: MPADPLLVVRRHVDLLRVRSAICCDVR
- a CDS encoding nitrite/sulfite reductase; protein product: MTTPARPANRHHKRPRGEGQWALGYREPLNKNEESKKNDDGLNVRQRIIDIYSKNGFDSIDPADLRGRMRWYGLYTQRKPGIDGGKTAILEPEELDDRYFMLRVRIDGGRLSVEQLRVIADISNLYGRGTADVTDRQNIQLHWIEIEAVPDIWKRLEAVGLSTTEACGDTPRVILGCPLAGIDTEEVLDDSSALIQEIHDTYIGDPAFSNLPRKFKSAVSGCPAHCTVHEINDVAFVGVVNERGEKGYDLWVGGGLSTNPMLARRLGVFLTPEQVAPAYGGVIGIFRDYGYRRLRHRARIKFLVNDWGAEKFREILETEYLGYALPDGPAPEQPRGGRRDHVGVFRQKDGNFYVGFAPKVGRLDGDKLHLIADIAERHGSDRVHTTVEQKMVILDVAPGRVDSLVAELEANDLRVTPSTFRRQTMACTGIEFCKLAIVETKATAADLIDELERRLPDFSEPLTINVNGCPNSCARIQVADIGLKGQLVVDDKGEQVEGFQIHLGGSLGVNPGFGRKVRGLKATAEELPDYVERVVRNFEKQKNEGETFSGWVQRADEADLK
- a CDS encoding phosphoadenylyl-sulfate reductase; this encodes MTLVDIEVGLREQRGALDLQDIVESAAKFLEDASALEIIRWAAATFGDRLCLTSSMSDALLIDLVSRVKPGVDVLFIDTGYHFAETIGTRDAVRQVYDVNVIDVKPSRTVAEQERDLGPRLFGRNPDLCCYLRKVEPLNRALEPYLAWVSGIRRDEAVTRADVKVVEWDAKRQMVKINPIARWTQDDVDNYMADNGVLINPLHYDNYPSIGCAPCTRQVAPGEDPRSGRWAGMAKTECGLHL
- a CDS encoding sirohydrochlorin chelatase, translating into MTRRGAAAAIPLVAVAHGSRDPRAAATVEDLLDLLRRARPELPVRAAYLDHAAPTLAGALAELTEAAVVPLLLTEAYHSRVDIPGALAELTARRPLLRVRRGAALGPHPLLITALERRLAEAGVRIGDPRTAVVLVSAGSSDRRANATVSAVAADWAGGRGWWSVTAAYASAAEPTPEQEVRRLLRAGAPHVVVAPYLLAPGRFADRIRRDTLAAGAETVADVLGAAPEVATVLIERYERAVRTAERSATA
- a CDS encoding SigE family RNA polymerase sigma factor — encoded protein: MRDRADFERYVEQRSARLLQTAYLLCRDWGTAEDLLQTALAKAWFAWRRVGDNPDPYVYRILTNTHASWWRRQWRAEMPVGDLPDMAGADPTGEIGAREAVRHALATLPDGQRAVIVLRYFADLPDPQIAEILGCSAVTVRSQASRALARLRVDPAAIAAITTGS